The genomic region TAACTGGTGATGGCACTATACCAAGGAAGAAATTGCCGGAGGCCCTGCACAGGATTAGGGAGATTGGTAATAAGTATGGTTTTAGGATTGCCAATGTATTCCATGCAGGTGATGGCAACCTGCACCCGCTCATACTGTATGATGAGAGGAGACCTGGCGAGAGGGAGAGGGCTTTGCAGGCTGAGGATGAGATACTTAGGATGTGTGTTGAGATTGGTGGTACAATAACCGGCGAGCATGGGGTTGGGTACTACAAGAAGCATCTTATTGGTCTGCTTTATACTGATTATGAGTTGAACGTAATGAAGAACATAAAGTCAGTCTTTGACCCGTTGGGTATCATGAACCCTGGCAAGATATTCCCGAGGTGATTACATGGCGCTTGAGGCTGCGCTTAAGGGTATTGAGAGGGAGGTTAGTAACGATTCAATTAGGGAGCCGACGAGTAAGTACGTTATTGACGGTCTAATGCCCAAGGTTGTGTTGTACCCGAGGGATGTTAATGAGCTTAGTACAATGATGAGGGGTATAAGTAAGGAGAAGCTAAGTGTGATACCCATAGTTAATGGGTCTAAGACCTTCATAGGCAATATACCCAAGTCCTATGACGTGGCACTCGATCTAAGCCGTGTAAATAGAGTCATAGAGCCTGACCCGGAGGAGATGGTTGGCGTTTATGGCGTTAGTGCATCATTTAATGAGGTTCAGGAGACGTTGAGGAGGGTAAGTAGGAGATTACCTATTGACCCACCCCTGTCAAGTCGCTCAAGTATTGGTGGCGTATTTTCATGCAATTTATTTGGTCCGTTGGCTTATACGTTCATGACCACGAGAGACATAACACTTAGGGTTAGGGCCGTAATGCCTGACGGGACGGTGGTTAGGTGGGGTACCGGCATGATTAAGGATGTGGCCGGCTATAACGTGAAGAGGCTCTTCATTGGTTCCTGCGGTTCCCTGGGTATAATCTATGAGGTTATGTCTAGGATTGCTGCAATCCCCGATGTAATAGCCGTTACGAGACTAAATAAGGAGCTTGATCTATTCATAACAAGGAGGTTGAAGCCCTACGGTGCCATAGTCGTTAACGGCACAATGTACCTTAGGTTTGAAGGTGTTAAGGAGGAGGTGGAATACCGACTGGGTAAGCTGAGTGAGGTTTCGGGCTTTGATGTATTCTACGGTAATGAGGCTGAGGAGTTATGGTACAAGCTAACGTCAATGGATGAACTATTCAATAACTATAATGTTATTATTAAGGTGGTGACTCCTCAAGCAAGGTTGAATAATGCCCTGAGGGAATTACCGAGTGATTACCTGGTTAAGATGCCCATGATTGGTGAGGCTTATCTAGGCATTAATAGTATCGACGTTAACACATTGAATACGATTAGGGGTAAGGTGGGTGATTTAGGTGGCTACTTAATGATTTTGAAGGCACCCCCTGAACTTAAGCGTGGAATTGACGTCTGGGGTCTTAACCAGAACCTAGACATAATGTCTAAGCTAAAATCCGTCTTTGACCCATTGGGTATAATGAGCCCTGGGAGGTTCGTGGGTGGTCTATAATGGGTAGTGATGACCTGTATAGGAGGTTTGTTGAGGAGGGGCTTAATGAAGCCTATAAATGCGTACACTGCGGCTTCTGCCTGCCAACATGCCCAACCTACAGGGCTACCTGGAACGAGGCGGACAGCCCAAGGGGTAGGATATACCTAGTCAAGGCGTTGTTAACGGGTAAGTTGCAACCCACTGAGACCTTACTTGAGCATCTTGATGCATGCGTGATCTGTAGGAGGTGCGAGACTGCATGCCCATCAGGCGTTCAGTATAGTAAGGTTCTTGAGGCAGCATACGCTTACCTGGGTGATAAACTAATAAATTATGGATATCCATGGCATGTAAGGACCGGGTTCAAACTTCTTGAAAGCCCGATGGCGATAAAACTGGCGCTGTCCGTATCCAATTCACTACCTGGAATACCAAGTCATATGAAGGGATTTGCGAGGTCAAGGGATAGGGAGAGACTTGATGATGTACTCGGCAAGGTGTTTAGAGTACCGAGTGATAAGCCCGTCAGGGGTAGGGTCCTATTATTCGTGACCAATTCATGCGTTGCCTGGCAATCCCATACACACCTAGTCTACGCCACAATTAGGGTATTAACGTGGAATGGGTTCGAAGTCGTGGTACCCAGGGAATTCAAGTGCTGCGGTGCACCATACATGCACATGGGCATGTTTAATAAGGCCGTCGAACTTGCGAGGCACAATATCGATGTATTTGACAAGTATGATAAGGCCTATGGCATAGACTACATAGTTGTTCCAGACTCAGGTGGTTGTCAGGCGCAGTGGCTTGAGTATGAGAGATTACTTAATGCGAAGCTAAATCTTAGGCAGAGGGTTATGAATACCTTACAACTCCTTGATAGGGTTGGGCTTGTTGGTGAGCTTGGTCCCGTTAAGATGAGGATATCAATACAGCATAGCTGCCACCTAATGAATGCGGCTAAGGCCCATGACGCAATACTTCGTATCATTAGCAAGATACCAGGTCTTGAGATAAGGGGCTTAGATACAGCCGATATCTGCTGTGGAGCTGGCATGATGTACCCAGATAGGCACCCAGACATTGCTAGGGAAATAACTAGGCAGAAGATCGAAGATTTAATGCGCCATAAACCAGACGCCTTAATAC from Vulcanisaeta distributa DSM 14429 harbors:
- a CDS encoding FAD-binding oxidoreductase produces the protein MALEAALKGIEREVSNDSIREPTSKYVIDGLMPKVVLYPRDVNELSTMMRGISKEKLSVIPIVNGSKTFIGNIPKSYDVALDLSRVNRVIEPDPEEMVGVYGVSASFNEVQETLRRVSRRLPIDPPLSSRSSIGGVFSCNLFGPLAYTFMTTRDITLRVRAVMPDGTVVRWGTGMIKDVAGYNVKRLFIGSCGSLGIIYEVMSRIAAIPDVIAVTRLNKELDLFITRRLKPYGAIVVNGTMYLRFEGVKEEVEYRLGKLSEVSGFDVFYGNEAEELWYKLTSMDELFNNYNVIIKVVTPQARLNNALRELPSDYLVKMPMIGEAYLGINSIDVNTLNTIRGKVGDLGGYLMILKAPPELKRGIDVWGLNQNLDIMSKLKSVFDPLGIMSPGRFVGGL
- a CDS encoding (Fe-S)-binding protein is translated as MGSDDLYRRFVEEGLNEAYKCVHCGFCLPTCPTYRATWNEADSPRGRIYLVKALLTGKLQPTETLLEHLDACVICRRCETACPSGVQYSKVLEAAYAYLGDKLINYGYPWHVRTGFKLLESPMAIKLALSVSNSLPGIPSHMKGFARSRDRERLDDVLGKVFRVPSDKPVRGRVLLFVTNSCVAWQSHTHLVYATIRVLTWNGFEVVVPREFKCCGAPYMHMGMFNKAVELARHNIDVFDKYDKAYGIDYIVVPDSGGCQAQWLEYERLLNAKLNLRQRVMNTLQLLDRVGLVGELGPVKMRISIQHSCHLMNAAKAHDAILRIISKIPGLEIRGLDTADICCGAGMMYPDRHPDIAREITRQKIEDLMRHKPDALILESVTCKAHWANIIRDNNISIRLLYPTELLDTSYMSGGNPGYGMIEGVIL